In the Salinirubrum litoreum genome, one interval contains:
- a CDS encoding HpcH/HpaI aldolase/citrate lyase family protein, which yields MSRRSVLFSPGDQPELLRKAPRSGADTVVFDLEDAVTPDRKAEARAAVRAVLSDPDFDPDCEVTVRVNAGRVAETDLDAILGDDTRLDAVVVPKVAAAEDVASVADSLAEAGRSVPIVALIESAAGVLHAEEIADADATDALVFGAEDLAADLGATRTTEGTEVLYAREHVVLAASAAGIDAIDTLYTDFDDTEGLAEDTAFGLELGYDGKLAIHPAQVPVINDAFTPAPERVEWARRVLSAREEAEQAGRGVFQVDGEMIDAPLIAQAETVRARATAAGVWKS from the coding sequence ATGTCCCGACGAAGTGTCCTCTTCTCTCCAGGCGATCAGCCCGAACTGCTCCGGAAAGCGCCGCGCTCGGGAGCCGATACGGTGGTCTTCGACCTCGAAGACGCGGTCACACCCGACCGCAAGGCAGAGGCCCGCGCGGCAGTTCGTGCGGTTCTGTCGGACCCCGACTTCGACCCCGACTGTGAGGTGACGGTGCGCGTCAACGCCGGCAGGGTCGCGGAGACGGACCTCGACGCGATTCTCGGAGACGACACCCGTCTCGACGCTGTCGTCGTACCGAAAGTCGCAGCGGCCGAGGACGTCGCGAGCGTGGCCGACTCTCTCGCGGAAGCGGGCCGCTCAGTTCCGATCGTCGCGCTGATCGAGAGCGCGGCGGGCGTGCTCCACGCCGAGGAGATTGCCGACGCCGACGCGACCGACGCCCTCGTCTTCGGTGCTGAGGACCTCGCCGCCGACCTGGGGGCGACACGGACGACCGAGGGGACGGAAGTCCTCTACGCGCGCGAGCACGTCGTCCTGGCCGCGAGTGCCGCCGGTATCGACGCCATCGACACGCTCTACACAGACTTCGACGACACCGAGGGCCTCGCCGAAGACACCGCCTTCGGACTGGAACTGGGGTACGACGGGAAACTGGCGATCCACCCCGCACAGGTGCCGGTGATCAACGACGCCTTCACCCCCGCCCCGGAGCGTGTCGAGTGGGCGCGCCGCGTCCTGTCGGCCCGTGAGGAGGCCGAACAGGCGGGGAGAGGCGTCTTCCAGGTCGACGGGGAGATGATCGACGCCCCGCTGATCGCTCAGGCGGAGACGGTCCGGGCGCGTGCGACTGCGGCGGGTGTCTGGAAGTCGTGA
- a CDS encoding DUF5658 family protein, with protein MSTRRDALFDRLSTSPGEATLPTKRVEASILDGCVRLGPHEPTLWALALAGLLLDIGLTAYGLSLGLTELNPVARDLMAAYSPLGAMVLLKSVALIVGGLGWLIVPRVARAVVPACLAVPWWTAVIINATLILSVV; from the coding sequence ATGAGTACACGGCGCGACGCACTGTTCGACCGACTCTCCACCTCGCCGGGAGAGGCGACACTTCCGACGAAACGAGTCGAGGCGTCGATCCTCGACGGCTGTGTCCGCCTCGGGCCCCACGAACCGACGCTGTGGGCACTCGCGCTCGCTGGGCTCCTCTTGGACATCGGACTCACTGCCTACGGTCTCTCGCTCGGACTCACCGAGTTGAACCCGGTCGCCCGCGACCTGATGGCTGCCTACTCGCCACTTGGGGCGATGGTCCTCCTGAAGTCGGTAGCACTGATCGTCGGCGGTCTCGGGTGGCTGATCGTCCCGCGCGTCGCCCGTGCGGTCGTCCCGGCCTGTCTCGCGGTCCCCTGGTGGACGGCAGTGATCATCAACGCGACGCTGATCCTCTCGGTCGTCTGA
- a CDS encoding MaoC family dehydratase, with protein sequence MSGLYYEEFRVGETIRHEKRRTISESDNQRFCDMTMNQQPLHLDADFAEDTDFGRRLVNGLYTMSLAVGLSIPDTTDGTIVANLSYDEVSHPAPVYHGDTIRAQSTVTDKRETSDGERGVVTMHVEVFVVAGPERDADEETLVCEFERTVLSLKRANAA encoded by the coding sequence ATGTCCGGTCTCTACTACGAGGAGTTCAGGGTCGGTGAGACGATCCGCCACGAGAAGCGGCGAACCATCTCCGAGAGCGACAACCAGCGTTTCTGCGACATGACGATGAACCAGCAACCGCTCCACCTCGACGCCGACTTTGCGGAGGACACCGACTTCGGCCGGCGACTGGTCAACGGACTCTACACGATGAGTCTGGCCGTCGGTCTGTCGATTCCGGACACGACCGACGGGACCATCGTCGCCAACCTCTCGTACGACGAGGTGTCGCATCCTGCGCCGGTGTACCACGGCGACACGATCCGGGCTCAGTCGACCGTCACCGACAAACGAGAGACGTCGGACGGCGAACGTGGCGTCGTGACGATGCACGTCGAGGTGTTCGTCGTCGCCGGCCCCGAGAGAGACGCCGACGAGGAGACCCTCGTCTGTGAGTTCGAGCGGACGGTGTTGTCACTGAAGCGGGCGAACGCGGCGTGA
- a CDS encoding DUF5816 domain-containing protein, producing MNLETLTTDAGATVYVDRSARERGSKGPFLVVYTDSDAETRWGYLCSNCETFDNAMDTMGRIECNTCGNIRKPDEWDAAHE from the coding sequence ATGAACTTGGAGACGCTCACGACCGACGCCGGCGCGACGGTCTACGTCGACAGATCGGCCCGAGAGCGTGGCTCGAAAGGCCCGTTTCTCGTCGTCTACACGGACAGCGACGCCGAGACGCGCTGGGGCTACCTCTGTTCGAACTGCGAGACGTTCGACAACGCGATGGACACCATGGGACGCATCGAGTGCAACACCTGCGGCAACATCCGGAAACCCGACGAGTGGGACGCGGCCCACGAGTGA
- a CDS encoding DUF7116 family protein, which yields MAPVTMPPVEEAKQVFNRLGYTVSGNGTELRAERKWRTVQVTAMDADDASAPTRVLADGGTTEGPLLRCFVTWKDYTGDLREQLRRADPSYEWAIIGVDGSEDYDVVRGEQGAVA from the coding sequence ATGGCCCCTGTTACCATGCCACCGGTCGAGGAGGCCAAACAGGTCTTCAATCGGCTCGGCTACACCGTCTCCGGCAACGGGACGGAACTCCGCGCCGAGCGCAAGTGGCGCACCGTTCAGGTGACCGCGATGGACGCCGACGACGCGTCCGCACCGACGCGAGTACTCGCAGACGGCGGAACGACGGAGGGACCGCTCCTTCGCTGTTTCGTCACGTGGAAAGACTATACAGGGGACCTCCGAGAACAGCTCCGGCGGGCCGATCCGAGCTACGAGTGGGCCATCATCGGCGTCGACGGCTCCGAGGACTACGACGTGGTCCGGGGCGAGCAGGGAGCAGTCGCCTGA
- a CDS encoding PGF-CTERM sorting domain-containing protein: MKDHSYARTLFLVVIVVAGAFTGGAVAASDGSVEAEPSTPGETAQHVVSVTVGDDSAGSLTGLEVDYSGSGIDLNNVSQSDIVKIGIDRDDDADGRETDENANDDLDSVSASNDGETLTIDTGGSYSIESGDEIVVVIDGLTNPSAGEYDVTIDINPQSSGGETTATLTIGASDGDDDDGTATDSDDDSMDGDDSAGGDDENGDGETTTSTPGFGVTVALVALIGTALFVARRT, from the coding sequence ATGAAGGACCACAGCTACGCACGAACGCTGTTTCTCGTCGTGATCGTCGTCGCCGGTGCGTTCACCGGCGGCGCGGTCGCCGCGAGTGACGGCTCTGTCGAGGCAGAACCGTCCACACCGGGCGAGACCGCACAACACGTCGTCAGCGTCACGGTCGGCGACGACTCGGCCGGTTCGCTGACCGGACTCGAGGTCGACTATTCGGGCAGCGGCATCGACCTGAACAACGTCAGTCAGTCAGACATCGTCAAGATCGGCATCGACCGTGACGACGACGCCGACGGCAGAGAGACCGACGAGAACGCCAACGACGACCTCGACAGCGTCTCGGCCAGCAACGACGGCGAGACACTGACGATCGACACCGGCGGGAGCTACAGTATCGAGTCCGGCGACGAGATCGTCGTCGTCATCGACGGTCTCACGAACCCCTCGGCTGGCGAGTACGACGTGACGATCGATATCAACCCACAGAGTAGTGGCGGCGAGACGACCGCGACGCTGACGATCGGCGCGTCCGACGGTGACGACGACGACGGCACCGCGACCGACAGCGACGACGACTCGATGGACGGCGACGACTCGGCTGGAGGTGACGACGAGAACGGCGACGGCGAGACGACCACCAGCACGCCCGGCTTCGGCGTGACGGTCGCTCTCGTCGCACTGATCGGAACCGCACTGTTCGTGGCTCGGCGGACGTAA
- a CDS encoding metal-dependent hydrolase, translating into MFVGHALLGFVLAATVARTLGWSRERSLSIGVVAAVFAAVPDVDMAYALLGVAGVGLADALTLAQAFWATGNVVHRAVTHSLVLAVPSALLAALWLAGRRRVESSLAGGRLLGAGALLIAGGVVLVAGVESGPLGAAITVLFCGLIVLVTEQVARRTDHSATAVGLAAAAGLLSHPFGDLFTGQPPAMVYPFDVTLVTARVTLHPDPTLHLLSAFGLELATVWLALVVWARLRSVSVRDVASPWAGLGTGYAVVVVLLPPPTLAVSYHFVFSVLAVGVVGVAPVLSRRHRLLDRLRRDRLRLDRLRRDRLDTVPSPTQNLAVRSDGGLGEESVGRDALGAAVTGLSAVTLAWVAYGLAYLAL; encoded by the coding sequence GTGTTCGTCGGCCACGCACTGCTCGGCTTCGTCCTCGCCGCCACGGTCGCCCGCACTCTGGGGTGGTCTCGGGAGCGGTCGCTGTCGATCGGTGTCGTGGCCGCCGTCTTCGCCGCCGTTCCCGACGTAGACATGGCCTACGCGTTGCTCGGCGTCGCCGGTGTCGGCCTTGCGGACGCGCTGACACTCGCACAGGCGTTCTGGGCGACCGGCAACGTCGTCCACCGCGCCGTCACACACTCGCTCGTCCTCGCAGTTCCAAGCGCACTCCTTGCCGCACTGTGGCTCGCCGGTCGGCGTCGTGTCGAGTCGTCGCTGGCTGGCGGGCGTCTGCTCGGTGCTGGCGCGCTTCTGATCGCAGGCGGCGTCGTCCTCGTCGCCGGTGTCGAGAGCGGGCCACTCGGTGCCGCGATCACCGTGTTGTTCTGTGGTCTGATCGTGTTGGTCACAGAACAGGTCGCTCGCAGAACCGACCACTCGGCCACGGCAGTCGGACTCGCCGCCGCCGCTGGCCTGCTGTCGCACCCGTTCGGCGACCTGTTCACCGGCCAGCCCCCGGCGATGGTCTACCCCTTCGACGTGACGCTGGTCACGGCGCGTGTCACGCTCCATCCCGACCCGACGCTCCACCTGCTGTCGGCGTTCGGCCTCGAACTGGCGACCGTCTGGCTCGCGCTGGTCGTCTGGGCACGACTCCGTAGTGTCTCGGTTCGTGACGTGGCGAGTCCGTGGGCCGGTCTCGGGACCGGCTACGCGGTCGTGGTCGTCCTCCTGCCGCCGCCGACACTCGCCGTTTCCTACCACTTCGTCTTCAGCGTCCTCGCGGTCGGCGTGGTGGGTGTCGCGCCCGTGCTGTCGCGCCGGCATCGCTTGTTGGACCGACTCCGACGCGACCGACTCCGACTCGACCGACTCCGACGCGACCGACTCGACACCGTGCCGAGTCCGACGCAGAACCTCGCTGTGCGGTCGGACGGCGGTCTGGGCGAGGAGAGCGTCGGCCGAGACGCACTCGGTGCGGCGGTCACCGGTCTCTCGGCGGTGACGCTCGCGTGGGTCGCCTACGGACTCGCGTATCTCGCACTCTGA
- a CDS encoding acyl-CoA carboxylase subunit beta, whose product MRVRIGEGATDAEASAVAAALAEHLGTAIEVHVGDADEPSATAEAPESAAGTAGAATDDLGPTRREADLVAEIEDILDGGPEKYKERLSEQGKLFVRDRLDLWFGENGLKFEDGKFAEFDSWHPDSPEVEESDPNNRLPADGLITGAATFEGRDLHFMANDFTVKAGSMAAKGVEKFLRMQQRALKSGKPVLYLMDSSGGRIDQQSGFFANREGIGKYYYNHSMLSGAVPQICVLYGPCIAGAAYTPVFADFTIMVEGMSAMAIASPRMVQMVTGEQIDMQALGGARMHAEESGSADLVARDEAHARELVADLLTYLPDKAGEKPPQRDPVDPRKSPAGIDELIPEAPNKAYDATDLLDRLVDGDSFFELKPDYGKEIVTGFARLGGRPVGIVANQPAHRSGAIFPDAAEKAAEFIWTCDAYEVPLLYLCDTPGFMAGSQVEKDAILEKGKKFIYATSSATVPKQTVVVRKAYGAGIYAMGGPAYDPESVIALPSGEIGIMGPEAAINAVYANKLDAIDDPEERKRREAELRAEFREDIDAHRMASEVVIDEIVPPSTLREELVNRFDFYADVQKDLPDKKHGTIL is encoded by the coding sequence ATGAGAGTCCGAATCGGCGAGGGTGCGACGGACGCGGAGGCCAGCGCCGTCGCGGCCGCCCTCGCGGAACATCTCGGGACGGCGATCGAGGTCCACGTCGGCGACGCCGACGAACCGTCTGCGACCGCCGAGGCCCCCGAGTCGGCGGCCGGGACCGCAGGCGCGGCGACAGACGACCTCGGCCCGACCCGGCGCGAGGCCGATCTTGTCGCGGAGATAGAGGATATCCTCGACGGCGGTCCCGAGAAGTACAAGGAACGCCTCTCCGAGCAGGGGAAACTGTTCGTCCGGGACCGACTCGACCTCTGGTTCGGCGAGAACGGCCTGAAGTTCGAGGACGGGAAGTTCGCCGAGTTCGACTCGTGGCACCCCGACAGCCCCGAAGTCGAGGAGTCCGACCCGAACAACCGCCTCCCGGCCGACGGCCTGATCACCGGCGCGGCGACCTTCGAGGGTCGCGACCTGCACTTCATGGCGAACGACTTCACCGTGAAGGCGGGGTCGATGGCCGCGAAGGGCGTCGAGAAGTTCCTCCGAATGCAACAGCGCGCGCTGAAGTCCGGGAAACCGGTGCTCTACCTGATGGACTCCTCCGGCGGCCGCATCGACCAGCAGAGCGGCTTCTTCGCCAACCGCGAGGGCATCGGGAAGTACTACTACAACCACTCGATGCTCTCGGGCGCTGTCCCGCAGATCTGCGTCCTCTACGGCCCCTGCATCGCCGGGGCCGCCTACACCCCGGTCTTCGCCGACTTCACGATCATGGTCGAGGGGATGTCCGCGATGGCAATCGCCAGTCCTCGGATGGTCCAGATGGTGACGGGCGAACAGATCGACATGCAGGCCCTCGGCGGCGCGCGGATGCACGCAGAGGAGTCCGGGTCGGCCGACCTCGTGGCCCGCGACGAGGCACACGCCCGCGAACTCGTGGCCGACTTGCTCACCTACCTCCCGGACAAGGCCGGCGAGAAACCGCCACAGCGTGACCCGGTCGATCCCCGCAAGTCCCCTGCCGGCATCGACGAACTGATCCCCGAGGCACCGAACAAGGCGTACGACGCGACCGACCTGCTGGACCGACTGGTCGACGGCGACTCCTTCTTCGAACTCAAACCCGACTACGGGAAGGAGATCGTCACCGGCTTCGCTCGCCTCGGTGGCCGCCCGGTCGGCATCGTCGCCAACCAGCCAGCCCACCGGTCCGGGGCCATCTTCCCCGACGCCGCCGAGAAGGCCGCCGAGTTCATCTGGACCTGTGACGCCTACGAGGTTCCGCTCCTCTACCTCTGTGACACGCCGGGGTTCATGGCCGGGTCGCAGGTCGAGAAAGACGCCATCCTGGAGAAGGGCAAGAAGTTCATCTACGCAACCTCCTCGGCGACGGTCCCGAAACAGACCGTGGTCGTCAGGAAAGCCTACGGCGCGGGTATCTACGCGATGGGCGGGCCGGCCTACGACCCCGAGAGCGTGATCGCGCTCCCCTCGGGCGAGATCGGCATCATGGGTCCGGAGGCGGCGATCAACGCAGTCTACGCGAACAAACTCGACGCGATCGACGACCCGGAGGAACGCAAACGGAGAGAGGCAGAACTCCGCGCGGAGTTCCGCGAGGACATCGACGCCCACCGGATGGCCAGTGAGGTCGTCATCGACGAGATCGTCCCACCGTCGACGCTCCGGGAGGAACTCGTCAATCGCTTCGACTTCTACGCGGACGTGCAGAAAGACCTCCCCGACAAGAAGCACGGCACGATCCTCTGA